A single genomic interval of Xyrauchen texanus isolate HMW12.3.18 chromosome 48, RBS_HiC_50CHRs, whole genome shotgun sequence harbors:
- the ncl gene encoding nucleolin: MVKLAKATKKAAAPPKKKAPPPPKEVEEESSEEDSDEDEEAPPAKAVAKKNTAAVKNGKAAAKQESDDDDDDDDDSEEEAPPPKKATPAKPAKATPAKKAAPAEESDDDDEESDEEEAPPPKKAAIAKAAATPAKKAAPAEESDDDDDDDDESEEEEAPPKKATPAKPIAKAPAVKAPAAEEESDDDDDDDDDDDDDDSEEEEMDTTPAPKAPAKKAGMVKAKEESEEEEEEDDDDDDEETPTTPGKRKADAKKEKGTPPAKKVKTEGEGFSLFMGNLNPNKDFDEIKAAITKFFSKENLEIQDVRLGGSKKFGYVDFSSEEELQQALALNGKKLMGQPLKLDRARSKENSQENKKERDARTLFVKNLPYSITQDELKEVFDQAIDIRMPVGNDGSSRGIAYLEFKTEAIAEKMLEEAQGADVQGRAIMIDFTGEKSRQGSRAPAAGSSSKILVVNNLAFSATEDSLQSVFEKAVAVRVPQSNGRAKGFAFVEFESVEDAKEALESCNNTEVEGRTIRLEFSQSREERGGGGGSGGRGNSGPTKTLFVKGLSEDTTDQTLKDSFEGAVAARIATDRETGSSKGFGFVDFDSEEDCKAAKDAMDNGEIDGNYVTLDYAKPKGEGGRGGGRGGFGGRGGGRGGFGGRGGGRGGFGGRGGFGGRGGFGGRGGGGFRGGRGGRGGGRGGFGDRQQGKKIKFDD; the protein is encoded by the exons ATGGTGAAATTAGCCAAG GCGACCAAAAAAGCAGCAGCCCCTCCAAAGAAAAAGGCCCCTCCACCTCCTAAAGAAGTGGAAGAGGAGTCAAGCGAGGAGGACAGTGATGAGGATGAAGAG GCACCACCAGCCAAAGCTGTGGCAAAAAAGAACACAGCAGCTGTAAAAAATGGAAAAGCTGCTGCCAAACAggagagtgatgatgatgatgatgacgacgatgACTCTG AAGAGGAGGCTCCTCCACCAAAGAAGGCCACACCTGCAAAACCAGCTAAGGCAACTCCTGCAAAGAAAGCTGCACCTGCAGAGGAATCTGATGATG ATGATGAAGAATCTGATGAAGAAGAGGCACCCCCACCCAAGAAGGCTGCAATTGCCAAAGCTGCAGCAACACCTGCAAAGAAAGCTGCACCTGCTGAGGAGTCTgatgacgacgacgacgacgatg ATGAGTCTGAAGAGGAAGAGGCCCCACCTAAGAAGGCTACACCAGCTAAACCCATTGCTAAAGCACCTGCTGTCAAAGCACCCGCAGCCGAAGAGGAAtcggatgatgatgatgatgatgatgatgatgacgacgacgACG ATTCAGAAGAGGAGGAAATGGACACAACACCTGCGCCTAAAGCCCCTGCTAAAAAGGCTGGAATGGTGAAGGCTAAGGAAGaatcggaggaggaggaggaggaagatgatgatgatgatgatgaag aaACACCCACAACTCCAGGAAAAAGGAAAGCTGATGCGAAAAAGGAAAAGGGAACTCCTCCAGCCAAGAAAGTCAAAACTGAAGGAGAGG GCTTCAGTCTCTTCATGGGTAACTTGAACCCCAATAAAGACTTTGATGAGATCAAGGCAGCCATCACAAAGTTCTTCTCAAAGGAGAACCTTGAAATTCAGGATGTGCGTCTTGGCGGATCTAA GAAATTTGGCTACGTTGACTTTTCATCAGAAGAAGAGTTGCAGCAGGCTTTAGCACTTAATGGTAAGAAGTTGATGGGCCAACCACTGAAACTCGACAGAGCCAGAAGCAAAGAGAACTCACAGGAAAACAAGAAAG agagagatgcacgcactTTGTTTGTAAAGAACCTTCCGTACTCCATAACGCAAGATGAACTGAAGGAAGTCTTTGACCAGGCCATCGATATCAGAATGCCAGTGGGCAATGATGGTTCTAGCAGAGG aatCGCCTACCTCGAGTTTAAGACTGAGGCTATCGCTGAGAAGATGTTGGAAGAAGCGCAGGGTGCGGATGTTCAGGGACGTGCAATCATGATAGATTTCACTGGAGAGAAAAGTCGTCAGGGCAGCAGAGCACCAG CTGCTGGTTCTTCAAGCAAAATCCTTGTGGTAAACAATCTAGCATTCAGTGCAACTGAGGATTCTCTGCAGAGTGTGTTTGAGAAGGCTGTGGCTGTCAGAGTACCACAGAGCAATGGCAGGGCAAAGGG GTTTGCATTTGTGGAGTTTGAGAGTGTGGAGGATGCCAAGGAAGCACTGGAGTCATGTAACAACACAGAGGTTGAAGGCAGAACTATCAGACTAGAGTTCAGTCAGAGCAGAGAAGAGAGAGGAGGCGGCGGCGGCAGTGGAGGAAGAGGAAACTCTG GACCTACAAAAACCCTGTTTGTCAAAGGTCTCTCAGAAGACACCACAGATCAGACACTGAAAGACTCATTTGAGGGTGCAGTCGCAGCCAGAATTGCAACAGACAGAGAAACTGGATCATCGAAAGG ATTTGGTTTTGTAGACTTCGACAGTGAAGAAGACTGCAAGGCAGCCAAAGATGCTATGGACAACGGCGAGATTGATGGAAACTATGTGACTCTGGACTACGCCAAGCCCAAGGGCGAGGGAGGCAGAGGGGGCGGCAGGGGCGGATTTGGCGGCCGAGGTGGTGGACGGGGTGGTTTTGGCGGCAGAGGTGGTGGTCGCGGTGGTTTCGGGGGACGCGGTGGTTTCGGGGGACGCGGTGGTTTCGGTGGCCGAGGTGGCGGCGGCTTCAGGGGAGGACGAGGCGGACGAGGAG gtGGAAGAGGTGGTTTTGGGGACAGGCAACAAGGAAAGAAGATCAAGTTTGATGATTAA